In a single window of the Streptomyces brevispora genome:
- a CDS encoding DUF3800 domain-containing protein, which yields MPLTGEKYTQLTQQKPTANDESHGWWVACDESGWDGEQLVGRQRRFLVFASVAVDDAEAAVLVQELRERGGIRQAGELKFRLFKDHAQRLALLKELWEPGGALHDRCSVYVVEKEFAASAKVIDLLLEEKEYAEGGNLYADGQARALARTLALEGPRALGGALFGELMSAFVALASQRGAARYEEASEAFFAVIERAWAASTRKPVTELLARVRSTRAYAAALHDENADFPLLEMLIPAATQMARRWGHRLGRVSLLTDEQRMLTDNALSTVKLYARSPVGMTLFTRERGADVAAVVRGSSSDHPSVQLADLLAGAAAAVTERHAGNNSPAASTLWPAVVPFVDTSSLLPYDAPAARLRTVDERLTRR from the coding sequence GTGCCACTGACCGGAGAGAAGTACACCCAGCTCACGCAGCAGAAGCCCACCGCCAACGACGAGAGTCACGGCTGGTGGGTCGCCTGCGACGAGTCGGGGTGGGACGGCGAACAACTCGTCGGGCGGCAGCGCCGGTTCCTGGTCTTCGCTTCGGTCGCCGTCGACGACGCGGAGGCTGCGGTGTTGGTGCAGGAGCTGCGGGAGCGGGGCGGCATCCGCCAGGCGGGGGAGCTCAAGTTCCGCCTTTTCAAGGACCATGCGCAGCGGCTGGCCTTGTTGAAGGAGCTGTGGGAGCCCGGTGGTGCGCTCCACGACAGGTGCTCGGTGTACGTCGTTGAGAAGGAGTTCGCGGCCTCGGCGAAGGTGATCGACCTGCTGCTGGAGGAGAAGGAGTACGCCGAGGGCGGCAACCTGTATGCCGATGGTCAGGCCCGCGCTCTGGCACGCACGTTGGCCCTTGAGGGGCCGCGGGCCCTGGGGGGCGCCTTGTTCGGGGAGCTGATGTCCGCGTTCGTGGCACTAGCCTCGCAGCGGGGCGCAGCACGCTACGAGGAGGCGTCGGAGGCGTTCTTCGCGGTGATCGAACGGGCCTGGGCGGCCTCGACGCGCAAGCCCGTCACCGAGTTGCTGGCACGGGTGCGTTCCACTCGGGCCTACGCTGCAGCCCTGCACGACGAGAACGCGGATTTCCCTCTGCTGGAGATGCTCATACCCGCAGCAACCCAGATGGCTCGTCGCTGGGGTCACCGCCTCGGCCGTGTCAGCCTGCTCACCGACGAGCAGCGCATGCTCACCGACAACGCCCTGAGCACGGTGAAGCTCTACGCCCGCAGCCCGGTCGGCATGACCCTGTTCACGCGGGAGCGCGGCGCCGACGTCGCGGCCGTCGTCCGCGGCTCCAGCTCCGACCACCCCTCTGTCCAGCTCGCCGACCTCCTGGCCGGGGCGGCCGCGGCCGTCACCGAACGCCACGCAGGCAACAACTCCCCCGCCGCGTCGACCCTATGGCCCGCCGTCGTCCC